From one Bacteroidota bacterium genomic stretch:
- a CDS encoding response regulator transcription factor: MPVRVALVEDHPDFRQRLTERLRFFADVSLVLSADSGNAFLERIAEMTEDQLPEVVIMDVEMPGITGIETTRRLKEQHPEIDVLMFTVFEHDDSIFDAVRAGASGYLLKDSSADQVVGAVLELAAGGAPMSARVARRVLDVARHSAPAPEAEAPEAAPAFDLTERERDVLQRLVEADTEEAIADHLCISPHTVRTHIKNIYRKLHVHSRASVVRVALENRLLDP; encoded by the coding sequence ATGCCTGTCCGCGTCGCCCTCGTCGAAGACCACCCCGATTTCCGGCAGCGCCTCACCGAGCGCCTCCGGTTCTTCGCCGACGTCTCGCTCGTGCTGAGCGCCGACAGCGGCAACGCCTTCCTGGAGCGCATCGCCGAGATGACGGAGGACCAGCTGCCCGAGGTCGTCATCATGGACGTCGAGATGCCCGGCATCACCGGGATCGAGACGACGCGGCGGCTCAAGGAGCAGCACCCCGAGATCGACGTGCTGATGTTTACCGTCTTCGAGCACGACGACAGCATCTTCGACGCCGTCCGCGCCGGGGCCTCGGGCTACCTCCTCAAAGACTCCTCGGCCGACCAGGTGGTGGGAGCCGTGCTGGAGCTTGCCGCTGGCGGCGCGCCGATGTCGGCCCGCGTGGCCCGGCGCGTGCTCGACGTGGCGCGGCATTCGGCCCCGGCACCCGAGGCGGAGGCCCCGGAGGCCGCCCCGGCGTTCGACCTCACCGAGCGCGAGCGCGACGTGCTCCAGCGCCTCGTCGAGGCCGACACCGAGGAGGCCATCGCCGACCATCTCTGCATCTCCCCGCACACGGTGCGGACCCACATCAAGAATATCTACCGGAAGCTCCACGTCCACTCGCGGGCGTCGGTCGTGCGCGTGGCCCTGGAGAACCGGCTGCTGGACCCGTAG
- a CDS encoding DUF6252 family protein has translation MLRILCSLFLLLALAGCDSGGDDDGGGDLALGSMRAQIDGDGWTATNATATDINVLGTRTLTIAGGQVGDAVSTVTVSITAVDGAEITPGTYAIGDDATDLVFGTGSYSPDATMQQTFLSTSGSVTVDAIDDEGASGTFSFTAALPGSSDTIEVASGQFNVGFGPPIMP, from the coding sequence ATGCTACGCATTCTCTGCTCCCTCTTCCTGCTCCTCGCCCTCGCCGGCTGCGACAGCGGCGGCGACGACGACGGCGGCGGCGACCTCGCCCTCGGCTCGATGCGCGCCCAGATCGACGGCGACGGCTGGACCGCCACGAACGCCACCGCGACCGACATCAACGTCCTCGGCACGCGGACCCTGACGATCGCCGGGGGCCAAGTCGGCGACGCCGTCTCTACTGTCACAGTCAGCATCACGGCCGTCGACGGAGCTGAGATTACCCCCGGCACCTACGCCATCGGCGACGACGCGACGGACCTCGTCTTCGGCACGGGCAGCTACTCGCCCGACGCGACCATGCAGCAGACCTTCCTCTCGACGAGCGGCTCCGTCACCGTCGACGCGATCGACGACGAGGGCGCGAGCGGGACGTTCTCGTTCACGGCTGCGCTGCCGGGCTCGAGCGACACGATCGAGGTCGCCAGCGGCCAGTTCAACGTCGGCTTCGGGCCGCCGATCATGCCCTGA